In Enterobacter cloacae, the following are encoded in one genomic region:
- a CDS encoding Zn-dependent hydrolase, giving the protein MSQITRQQTAERVMARADALAAISETPNALTRVYLSTQHLQANQLVGQWMSQAGMTVWQDSVGNICGRYEGEQEGAPAVLLGSHLDTVRNAGRYDGMLGVLTAIEVVDSLHQQEKRLAQAIEIVGFCDEEGTRFGITLLGSRGLTGTWPESWLDKCDANGVSVAQAMVLAGLDPARVPLAARNKDDFSAYLELHIEQGPCLEQQRLALGVVEAINGARRLNCRFTGEAGHAGTVPMAHRKDALAASAEWMVMIESTTLQHGGNLVATVGELRCLPGAVNVIPGEVALSLDIRGPQDAPLDVLLNTLLAQAQTIATRRGLSFSAEEFYRIAATPCDAHLQTRLGEAVAAVQGRTVSLPSGAGHDAIAMAERWPVGMLFVRCKGGVSHHPAESVMAEDVAQAIDAFTRAVTSLA; this is encoded by the coding sequence ATGAGCCAAATCACGCGCCAGCAGACGGCAGAACGAGTGATGGCGCGCGCCGATGCGCTGGCTGCCATCAGTGAAACCCCGAATGCTCTCACCCGGGTCTATCTCTCAACGCAACATCTGCAGGCCAATCAACTGGTCGGGCAGTGGATGAGCCAGGCGGGCATGACCGTCTGGCAGGACAGTGTGGGTAATATTTGCGGACGCTATGAGGGTGAGCAGGAGGGGGCACCGGCGGTGTTACTCGGCTCGCATCTGGACACCGTGCGTAATGCCGGACGCTACGATGGCATGCTTGGCGTGCTGACGGCCATTGAAGTGGTGGACAGCCTGCATCAGCAAGAGAAACGTCTGGCGCAGGCCATCGAGATTGTCGGTTTTTGCGACGAAGAGGGTACCCGCTTCGGTATTACCCTGTTAGGCAGCCGTGGCCTGACCGGTACCTGGCCGGAGAGCTGGCTCGATAAATGTGATGCAAACGGGGTCAGCGTGGCACAGGCAATGGTCCTGGCCGGGTTAGATCCTGCCCGGGTACCGCTTGCTGCCCGGAATAAAGACGATTTCAGTGCCTATCTGGAACTGCATATTGAGCAGGGGCCGTGTCTGGAGCAGCAACGGCTGGCACTGGGCGTTGTGGAAGCCATTAACGGCGCGCGTCGCCTGAACTGCCGCTTTACCGGCGAGGCCGGACATGCCGGTACCGTGCCAATGGCCCATCGCAAGGACGCCCTGGCTGCCTCCGCAGAGTGGATGGTGATGATCGAGAGCACCACGTTGCAGCACGGTGGCAATCTGGTGGCGACCGTGGGAGAGCTGCGCTGCCTGCCTGGTGCGGTAAATGTTATTCCCGGTGAGGTTGCGCTTTCCCTGGATATTCGCGGCCCACAGGATGCTCCGCTGGATGTGCTGCTCAATACGTTGTTGGCACAGGCACAAACGATAGCCACCCGCCGCGGATTGTCTTTCAGCGCCGAGGAGTTCTACCGTATTGCCGCCACGCCGTGTGATGCGCATTTACAAACCCGGCTGGGGGAGGCGGTTGCCGCGGTACAGGGACGCACGGTATCGCTGCCAAGCGGAGCCGGGCATGACGCCATCGCGATGGCGGAGCGCTGGCCGGTAGGCATGCTGTTTGTACGTTGCAAGGGGGGTGTCAGCCATCATCCGGCAGAATCGGTGATGGCTGAGGATGTCGCTCAGGCCATTGACGCTTTCACCCGTGCGGTCACGTCGCTGGCATAA
- a CDS encoding aminotransferase V, with the protein MDIAQFPQINPPQRLLMGPGPINADPRVLRAMSSQLIGQYDPAMTHYMNEVMALYRGVFRTENRWTMLVDGTSRAGIEAILVSAIRPGDKVLVPVFGRFGHLLCEIARRCRAEVHTIEVPWGEVFTPDQVEDAIKRVRPRLLLTVQGDTSTTMLQPLAELGAICRRHDVLFYTDATASLGGNALETDAWGLDAVSAGMQKCLGGPSGTSPVTLSARMEEAIRRRKCIEEGIRTDAHHNGVDEMVYSNYFDLGMVMDYWGPERLNHHTEATTALFGARECARLILQEGLDNGIARHKLHGDALLKGIQAMGLETFGDLKHKMNNVLGVVIPQSVNGDQVRKLMLEDFGIEIGTSFGPLHGKVWRIGTMGYNARKDCVMTTLSALESVLNYLKFSTTQGAAMQAAWDHYRSETAR; encoded by the coding sequence ATGGATATCGCTCAATTTCCGCAAATCAATCCGCCGCAGCGTCTGCTGATGGGGCCGGGGCCGATCAACGCCGATCCGCGCGTGCTGCGCGCCATGTCGAGCCAGCTGATTGGCCAGTACGATCCGGCCATGACCCACTACATGAATGAGGTGATGGCGCTCTATCGCGGGGTGTTCCGCACTGAAAACCGCTGGACGATGCTGGTGGATGGCACTTCCCGCGCGGGGATTGAGGCGATTCTGGTGTCGGCTATTCGTCCGGGGGATAAAGTGCTGGTGCCGGTGTTTGGTCGTTTTGGCCATCTGCTGTGCGAAATTGCCCGCCGCTGTCGCGCCGAAGTGCATACCATCGAGGTGCCGTGGGGGGAGGTCTTCACGCCGGATCAGGTTGAAGATGCGATTAAACGCGTACGTCCGCGCCTGCTGTTGACCGTGCAGGGCGACACGTCGACCACCATGCTGCAACCGCTCGCGGAACTCGGTGCTATCTGCCGTCGCCACGATGTGCTGTTTTACACCGATGCGACCGCGTCGCTGGGGGGGAATGCGCTGGAGACCGATGCCTGGGGGCTGGATGCGGTCTCGGCAGGCATGCAGAAATGCCTCGGTGGCCCATCCGGGACGTCGCCCGTCACCCTGAGCGCACGCATGGAAGAGGCGATCCGCCGCCGGAAATGCATTGAAGAGGGCATCCGTACCGATGCGCATCACAACGGTGTGGATGAGATGGTTTACTCCAACTATTTCGACCTCGGCATGGTGATGGACTACTGGGGGCCGGAACGACTGAACCACCACACGGAAGCCACCACGGCGCTGTTTGGCGCACGCGAATGCGCCCGGCTTATCCTGCAGGAAGGGCTGGATAACGGCATCGCCCGCCACAAGCTGCATGGCGATGCGCTGCTGAAAGGTATTCAGGCGATGGGGCTGGAAACCTTTGGCGATCTGAAGCACAAGATGAACAACGTGCTGGGCGTGGTGATCCCGCAGAGCGTGAACGGCGATCAGGTGCGTAAGCTGATGCTGGAGGATTTTGGCATCGAAATTGGCACCTCATTTGGCCCGTTGCACGGCAAAGTGTGGCGTATTGGTACTATGGGCTATAACGCGCGCAAGGACTGCGTTATGACCACGCTGAGTGCGCTGGAATCGGTCCTGAACTACCTGAAGTTTTCCACCACGCAAGGTGCCGCGATGCAGGCCGCGTGGGATCACTACCGCAGCGAGACGGCGCGATGA
- a CDS encoding short-chain dehydrogenase — translation MGRLAGKYTLITGGTSGIGLATAQEFIAEGAQVAVTGRNPETLAEAQRILGNNAWVISADAGDIHAQHALAETLASRWPRVDAVFINAGDVTHGLLEEWQEDAWDRLMRINLKGPFFLIQALLPLLNNPSSVILCGSVSARIGLPTSSVYAASKAGLLSLARTLSAELLPRGIRVNGLSPGPVKTPALNKLGLSEEAQKALQSDIASLVPLGRMGTPTELAKAALYLASDESSYTVGTELLVDGGTGSL, via the coding sequence ATGGGTCGTTTAGCAGGTAAATATACGCTGATTACCGGCGGCACCAGCGGCATCGGTCTCGCCACCGCACAGGAGTTTATTGCCGAAGGAGCACAGGTTGCCGTCACCGGACGCAACCCGGAAACCCTCGCCGAAGCACAGCGCATTCTGGGGAATAACGCCTGGGTCATCTCTGCTGATGCGGGTGATATACACGCACAACACGCGCTGGCAGAGACGCTTGCCTCCCGCTGGCCGCGAGTCGATGCGGTATTTATTAACGCCGGAGACGTGACGCACGGGTTGCTGGAAGAGTGGCAGGAAGATGCCTGGGATCGCCTGATGCGCATCAACCTGAAAGGGCCGTTCTTTTTAATTCAGGCACTGTTGCCACTGCTCAATAATCCCTCCTCGGTGATCCTGTGCGGCTCTGTGAGTGCGCGCATCGGTCTCCCCACCAGTAGCGTCTATGCTGCAAGCAAGGCGGGTTTACTGTCGCTGGCGCGTACGCTGTCGGCAGAACTGCTGCCACGCGGTATTCGCGTCAACGGCCTGAGCCCTGGCCCGGTAAAAACCCCGGCGCTCAATAAACTGGGTTTAAGCGAAGAAGCACAAAAAGCATTGCAGAGTGATATTGCAAGCCTGGTACCGCTGGGAAGAATGGGTACGCCGACGGAGCTGGCGAAAGCTGCGCTCTATCTGGCGTCCGATGAATCGAGTTACACGGTGGGAACAGAGCTGTTGGTCGACGGTGGAACGGGAAGTCTGTAG
- a CDS encoding amino acid ABC transporter substrate-binding protein yields the protein MKKLLIALAGAACLFTQLPAKADQLQDIEKRGTIRIAVPQDFPPFGSVGTDLQPQGYDIDMARYLAKQMKLRLQLVPVTSANRVPYLQTDKVDLVISSLGKNAEREKVIDFSRAYAPFFLGVFGPKGAELKDATALSGKTIGVTRGAVEDMVLTSLAPKDAEVKRYEDNNTTLSAYLSGQVQYVATGNLVVAAISRQNADKAPVPSFMLKDSPCFIGLKKNEPALKAKVDALIEQGIKDGTLNGLSEQWLKAPLPASLGA from the coding sequence ATGAAAAAACTGTTGATTGCACTGGCCGGGGCCGCTTGTCTGTTCACACAACTGCCAGCAAAAGCTGACCAGCTCCAGGATATTGAGAAACGCGGCACCATCCGCATTGCCGTCCCGCAGGATTTTCCGCCGTTTGGCTCAGTGGGAACCGACCTCCAGCCGCAGGGCTACGACATCGACATGGCGCGCTATCTGGCAAAGCAGATGAAGCTCAGGCTGCAACTGGTGCCGGTAACCAGCGCTAACCGCGTTCCGTATCTGCAAACCGATAAGGTGGATCTGGTTATCTCAAGCCTCGGTAAAAACGCTGAACGCGAAAAGGTGATCGATTTTAGCCGCGCCTATGCGCCATTCTTCCTTGGCGTATTTGGCCCGAAAGGGGCGGAGCTGAAAGATGCCACCGCGCTGAGCGGGAAAACCATTGGCGTGACGCGCGGTGCGGTGGAAGACATGGTGTTGACCAGCCTGGCTCCGAAAGATGCCGAGGTGAAACGCTACGAAGACAACAACACCACGCTGTCGGCGTATCTCTCCGGTCAGGTGCAGTATGTGGCTACCGGCAACCTTGTGGTGGCAGCGATTTCACGGCAGAACGCGGATAAAGCCCCGGTCCCGAGTTTTATGCTGAAAGACTCGCCGTGTTTTATCGGTCTGAAGAAAAACGAACCGGCCCTGAAAGCGAAAGTGGATGCGCTGATTGAGCAGGGTATCAAGGACGGCACGCTGAATGGACTCTCTGAGCAGTGGCTGAAAGCACCGTTACCGGCAAGCCTTGGCGCATAA
- a CDS encoding IS5 family transposase has protein sequence MSQQLTFADSEFSSKRRQTRKEVFLGRMDDLLPWDKLLGVIEPVYPKAGNGRRPYPLETMLRIHCMQQWYNLSDEAMEDALYEIASMRQFARLSLDKAIPDRTTIMNFRHLLEQHELARKIFSTVNHWLAECGVLMTQGTLVDATIIQAPSSTKNKHNSRDEDMHQTKKGNQWYFGMKAHIGVDAKSGLTHSLVTTAANEHDLNQVGKLLHGDEEFISADAGYQGAEKRDELSDVSADWLIAKRPGKVNALKQHPRKNKLAIRYEYLKASIRAKVEHPFRIVKCQFGFVKARYKGLAKNDSQLAMLFTLANLVRVDQLIRAQARST, from the coding sequence ATGAGCCAGCAACTGACTTTTGCCGACAGTGAGTTTTCCAGTAAACGCCGCCAGACCCGCAAAGAAGTTTTCCTTGGCAGAATGGATGACTTGCTTCCCTGGGACAAATTACTTGGCGTTATCGAGCCTGTGTATCCCAAGGCCGGTAATGGTCGCAGGCCCTATCCGCTGGAAACCATGCTGCGTATTCACTGCATGCAGCAATGGTACAACCTGAGCGATGAGGCCATGGAAGATGCCCTCTATGAAATCGCCTCCATGCGCCAATTTGCTCGCCTGTCACTGGATAAAGCCATTCCAGACCGCACTACCATCATGAATTTCCGGCATTTGCTGGAGCAGCATGAACTGGCCCGCAAAATCTTCAGTACCGTTAATCACTGGCTAGCAGAGTGTGGCGTTCTAATGACCCAGGGCACCTTGGTGGATGCCACCATCATTCAAGCCCCCAGCTCTACCAAAAACAAACACAACAGCCGTGATGAAGACATGCACCAGACCAAGAAAGGTAACCAGTGGTACTTCGGCATGAAAGCGCACATTGGCGTGGACGCCAAAAGTGGCCTGACCCACAGTCTGGTGACCACGGCGGCTAACGAGCACGACCTCAATCAGGTTGGCAAGTTACTGCATGGCGATGAAGAATTTATCTCAGCCGATGCTGGTTATCAGGGGGCCGAAAAGCGCGATGAGCTCAGCGATGTCAGCGCAGACTGGCTTATCGCCAAGCGTCCCGGCAAAGTGAATGCATTGAAGCAACACCCGCGCAAGAACAAGCTGGCCATCCGTTACGAATACCTGAAAGCGAGTATCCGAGCGAAGGTTGAGCATCCATTTCGGATAGTAAAATGTCAGTTTGGTTTCGTCAAAGCCAGGTACAAGGGGCTGGCTAAAAATGACAGTCAACTGGCGATGTTATTCACCCTGGCGAACCTGGTTCGAGTTGACCAATTGATACGGGCACAGGCGAGATCTACCTGA
- a CDS encoding DedA family protein, which yields MAWFDNLLNHFALYPTHLFALLFLMALSKSTVLISSVLPPASVMLLAGVTVSQSSLHPGLTWLAVVMGATAGSVLNYHIGQLMGQTRPIARITSRHADTFLRVQHQLQKNGVLVLFTSRFLAVLRYVVPLAAGMLRLNAVKVYVVSLFSACVWAALYVGIITGISTF from the coding sequence ATGGCATGGTTTGACAATCTGCTGAATCATTTTGCGCTCTATCCGACGCATCTGTTCGCTCTGTTGTTTTTAATGGCGTTGAGTAAATCGACCGTGTTGATCTCCTCTGTCCTTCCCCCGGCGTCGGTCATGCTGCTGGCGGGGGTGACTGTCAGCCAGTCGAGCCTGCATCCGGGGCTGACGTGGCTTGCGGTAGTGATGGGGGCAACGGCCGGTTCGGTGCTGAACTACCATATTGGCCAGTTGATGGGGCAGACGCGGCCGATCGCGCGCATCACCTCCAGACATGCTGACACATTTTTACGCGTACAGCACCAGCTGCAAAAGAACGGTGTGCTGGTGCTGTTTACCTCGCGTTTTCTGGCGGTACTGCGCTATGTCGTGCCGCTGGCAGCGGGCATGCTCAGGCTGAACGCGGTGAAAGTTTATGTCGTCAGTCTGTTTTCTGCCTGCGTATGGGCGGCGCTGTATGTCGGTATTATCACTGGTATCAGCACTTTTTGA
- a CDS encoding amino acid ABC transporter permease codes for MAGGAGMMTTFTDWDIIRNLLLAGRWTVLLSLVAFVGGALVTLPLLLLRLTGGRTVKRLIRGYIELFQGTPLLMQLFLAFFGVALFGIDVSPWTAASLALTFYTSAFLLDIWFGSIRALPKGQWEASRCLGLSFGQTLFRVVAPQALRIAIAPTVGFAVQVIKGTALASIIGFIELTKAGTMLTNVTYQPFKVFALVALGYFILCYPLSRYSRYLETQFNASHHH; via the coding sequence ATGGCTGGGGGTGCAGGCATGATGACCACCTTTACCGACTGGGACATTATTCGCAACCTGCTGCTCGCCGGGCGCTGGACGGTGCTGCTGTCGCTGGTGGCGTTTGTCGGCGGAGCGCTGGTGACGCTGCCGCTGTTGCTGCTGCGGCTGACGGGCGGGCGCACGGTAAAACGTCTGATCCGCGGCTATATTGAGCTGTTTCAGGGCACACCGCTGCTGATGCAGCTGTTCCTGGCCTTCTTCGGCGTGGCGCTGTTTGGCATCGACGTTTCGCCGTGGACGGCCGCGTCGCTGGCACTGACGTTCTACACCAGCGCCTTTTTACTCGATATCTGGTTTGGCAGCATTCGGGCACTGCCAAAAGGACAGTGGGAAGCCTCGCGCTGTCTGGGGCTGAGCTTTGGTCAGACGCTGTTCCGGGTGGTCGCTCCGCAGGCGTTACGCATCGCCATCGCGCCGACGGTTGGTTTTGCCGTGCAGGTCATCAAGGGTACGGCGCTGGCGTCGATTATCGGTTTTATCGAGTTGACTAAAGCCGGAACGATGCTCACCAACGTGACCTATCAGCCGTTTAAAGTCTTTGCGCTGGTGGCGCTGGGCTACTTTATTTTGTGTTATCCGCTGTCGCGCTACAGCCGTTATCTGGAGACTCAATTCAATGCCTCTCATCACCATTAA
- a CDS encoding bifunctional glucose-1-phosphatase/inositol phosphatase, translating to MISHLGLIRTFLNATFKTSEELGMRKALLAVAVAGTLSMTFGAQAQETPEGYQLEQVLIMSRHNLRAPLANNGSVLEQSTPDKWPEWDVPGGQLTTKGGVLEVYMGHYMREWLAAQGMVSTGECPPANAVYAYANSLQRTVATAQFFITGAFPGCDIPVHHQEKMGTMDPTFNPVITDNTPAFREKALNAMATERQKMQLDESYRLLEQMTHYADSPSCKEKKVCSLTDAKDTFSADYEKEPGVSGPLKVGNSLVDAFTLQYYEGFPADQVAWGEIKTDQQWRVLSKLKNGYQDSLFTSGEVARNVAKPLVKYIDNALVTEQGKAARITLLVGHDSNIASLLTALDFKPYQLHDQYERTPIGGKIVFQRWHDKNANRELMKIEYVYQSATQLRNADVLSLKSPAQRVTLELSGCPVDENGFCPVEKFNTVLNNAAK from the coding sequence ATGATCTCACATCTCGGACTTATTCGCACCTTCCTTAACGCGACATTTAAAACGAGTGAGGAATTAGGGATGAGAAAAGCACTACTCGCTGTTGCCGTGGCAGGTACCCTTTCAATGACGTTCGGCGCGCAGGCGCAAGAGACGCCAGAGGGGTATCAACTGGAGCAAGTTTTAATTATGAGTCGCCACAACCTGCGTGCGCCGCTCGCCAATAACGGCAGCGTACTGGAACAATCCACGCCGGATAAGTGGCCGGAATGGGATGTGCCTGGCGGCCAGCTCACCACCAAAGGTGGCGTGCTTGAAGTCTATATGGGCCACTACATGCGTGAGTGGCTGGCCGCGCAGGGGATGGTATCGACGGGCGAGTGTCCTCCGGCCAACGCCGTTTATGCTTACGCCAACAGTCTGCAGCGGACCGTGGCGACCGCACAGTTCTTTATTACCGGCGCGTTCCCGGGGTGCGATATTCCTGTGCATCACCAGGAAAAAATGGGCACGATGGACCCGACGTTTAACCCGGTCATCACCGATAACACCCCTGCATTCCGTGAAAAAGCATTGAACGCGATGGCAACGGAACGGCAGAAAATGCAGCTCGATGAGAGCTACAGGTTGCTGGAGCAGATGACGCATTACGCTGACTCACCGTCCTGCAAGGAGAAAAAGGTCTGCTCGCTGACGGACGCCAAAGACACCTTCAGTGCTGATTACGAAAAAGAGCCGGGTGTTTCCGGGCCGCTGAAGGTGGGGAACTCGCTGGTCGATGCGTTCACATTGCAGTACTACGAAGGTTTCCCGGCCGATCAGGTGGCGTGGGGCGAGATCAAAACCGATCAGCAATGGCGGGTGCTGTCGAAGCTGAAAAATGGCTATCAGGATTCGTTATTCACCTCGGGTGAGGTGGCGCGCAATGTGGCGAAACCACTGGTGAAATACATCGATAACGCCCTGGTGACTGAGCAGGGGAAAGCCGCCAGGATAACGCTGCTGGTGGGACACGATTCCAACATCGCCTCACTGCTGACGGCGCTCGATTTCAAACCTTATCAGCTGCATGACCAGTACGAACGCACCCCGATTGGCGGCAAAATTGTCTTCCAGCGCTGGCATGACAAGAACGCTAACCGGGAGTTGATGAAAATCGAGTATGTCTATCAAAGCGCAACGCAACTGCGTAACGCCGATGTTCTGTCGCTAAAGTCACCCGCGCAGCGTGTCACGCTGGAGCTTTCAGGGTGTCCGGTCGATGAGAACGGATTCTGCCCGGTAGAGAAATTTAATACGGTGTTGAATAACGCGGCGAAATAA
- a CDS encoding NAD(P)H dehydrogenase (quinone), which yields MAKVLVLYYSMYGHIETMAHAVAEGANRVDGVEVVVKRVPETMQPEAFLKAGGKTQNAPQATPQELADYDAIIFGTPTRFGNMSGQMRTFLDQTGGLWASGALYGKLASVFSSTGTGGGQEQTITSTWTTLAHHGMVIVPIGYGAQELFDVSQVRGGTPYGATTIAGGDGSRQPSNEELTIARYQGEYVAGLAKKLNG from the coding sequence ATGGCAAAAGTTCTGGTGCTCTACTATTCCATGTATGGACACATTGAAACCATGGCTCACGCAGTTGCAGAAGGTGCAAACCGGGTGGACGGCGTTGAGGTTGTGGTGAAACGCGTACCGGAAACGATGCAACCCGAAGCGTTTTTAAAAGCGGGTGGGAAAACGCAAAATGCTCCGCAGGCCACCCCGCAGGAACTGGCTGACTATGATGCCATCATCTTCGGCACGCCTACCCGTTTTGGCAATATGTCAGGACAGATGCGCACCTTCCTCGACCAGACCGGAGGACTCTGGGCATCGGGTGCGTTATACGGCAAACTCGCCAGCGTTTTCAGCTCTACCGGTACCGGCGGCGGTCAGGAACAGACGATCACCTCGACCTGGACGACCCTTGCACATCATGGAATGGTGATTGTGCCCATTGGTTACGGCGCACAAGAGCTGTTTGATGTTTCCCAGGTGCGCGGCGGTACGCCGTACGGTGCAACCACCATTGCCGGGGGGGATGGTTCACGCCAGCCAAGCAACGAAGAGCTGACTATCGCCCGCTACCAGGGTGAATATGTCGCGGGTCTTGCCAAAAAACTGAACGGCTAA
- a CDS encoding HxlR family transcriptional regulator produces the protein MASLQDIPGEKKSEVHACPMTRFVNLISGKWAIPILYRLIVLNTPVRFGDLLRAAAPITQKELTKQLRLFEQRGLVSRTVYPEIPPRVEYQITGLGLTLQNALSPLAAWMTEYGDQLEKSSSV, from the coding sequence ATGGCATCACTACAGGATATTCCCGGTGAAAAAAAATCTGAGGTTCATGCCTGCCCGATGACGCGGTTTGTGAATCTGATCTCCGGTAAGTGGGCAATCCCGATCCTCTATCGGCTGATTGTGCTCAATACCCCGGTACGGTTTGGCGATTTACTTCGTGCTGCTGCGCCCATCACTCAAAAAGAGCTGACGAAGCAGTTACGTCTGTTTGAACAGCGCGGGCTGGTGTCGCGTACGGTTTACCCGGAGATCCCGCCGCGCGTGGAGTACCAGATAACCGGGCTGGGTTTGACTCTACAAAATGCGCTCTCTCCGCTGGCCGCCTGGATGACCGAATATGGCGATCAACTCGAGAAGTCATCATCAGTTTGA
- a CDS encoding polar amino acid ABC transporter permease: protein MTEQLHFSALWPYWPELLAGLWITIQLTVMATIGGLAIGIFGAAIRSGRATWFSRIWGGYVEVIRNTPFVVQLFFIVFGLPNMGLKMTAGEAALLAMVVNLGAYSTEIIRAGIQVTPKGQWEAGRVLGLTRLQTFIRVVLPPALQRIYPALVSQCIIVMLGSSVVSQVSYEELTFAASLIQSRTFLSFEVYLVTTGIYLVLSITLRQLMMAAGRKWLGVQA from the coding sequence ATGACAGAACAACTTCACTTTTCTGCGCTCTGGCCGTACTGGCCGGAGCTGCTGGCAGGACTTTGGATCACCATTCAACTGACGGTGATGGCGACTATCGGCGGGCTGGCGATCGGTATTTTCGGGGCGGCCATTCGCAGCGGGCGGGCGACGTGGTTCAGCCGGATTTGGGGCGGTTACGTGGAGGTTATCCGCAATACGCCGTTTGTGGTGCAGCTGTTCTTTATTGTTTTTGGCCTGCCTAACATGGGGCTGAAAATGACGGCGGGTGAAGCGGCGCTGCTGGCGATGGTGGTGAATCTTGGGGCCTACAGCACCGAAATCATCCGCGCGGGTATTCAGGTCACGCCAAAAGGACAGTGGGAAGCCGGACGTGTGCTGGGGCTAACCCGCTTACAGACCTTTATCCGCGTGGTACTGCCACCCGCGCTGCAGCGTATTTATCCGGCGCTGGTAAGCCAGTGCATCATCGTGATGCTGGGTTCATCGGTCGTGTCTCAGGTCTCATATGAAGAGCTGACCTTTGCCGCCAGCCTCATCCAGTCCAGAACGTTTCTGAGCTTTGAGGTGTATCTGGTGACGACCGGGATTTACTTAGTACTGTCGATTACCCTGCGCCAGCTGATGATGGCGGCAGGACGGAAATGGCTGGGGGTGCAGGCATGA
- a CDS encoding amino acid ABC transporter ATP-binding protein, producing the protein MPLITINQVQKFYGNNHVLKGVDLDIDMGQVISIIGRSGSGKSTLLRCINGLEGYQDGSIKLGGMTITDRDSQAREISRSVGMVFQNFNLFPHMTALENVMLAPRRVLKKSAAECRELAQQMLEKVGLGDRLDYYPSNLSGGQQQRVAIARALAMTPKVLLCDEITSALDPELVGEVLRVLEQLAAEGMTLILVTHEMNFAREVGDRVVFMHQGTVWEQGDSKTLFANPQTTELKQFISSVRGLN; encoded by the coding sequence ATGCCTCTCATCACCATTAATCAGGTGCAGAAGTTCTACGGCAATAACCACGTGCTCAAGGGCGTGGATCTGGATATCGACATGGGCCAGGTGATTTCGATAATCGGGCGCAGCGGGTCCGGCAAGAGCACGCTGCTACGCTGCATCAACGGCCTGGAAGGGTATCAGGATGGCAGCATCAAGCTCGGCGGTATGACCATCACCGACCGGGACTCTCAGGCGCGTGAAATCAGCCGATCGGTCGGGATGGTGTTCCAGAACTTCAACCTGTTCCCGCACATGACCGCGCTGGAAAACGTGATGCTCGCCCCGCGTCGGGTGCTGAAGAAAAGCGCTGCCGAATGCCGGGAGCTGGCGCAGCAGATGCTGGAGAAAGTGGGCTTAGGCGATCGCCTGGACTATTATCCGTCGAACCTCTCCGGCGGCCAGCAGCAGCGCGTGGCGATTGCCCGCGCGCTGGCGATGACGCCAAAAGTTTTACTCTGTGACGAGATAACCTCTGCGCTTGACCCGGAACTGGTGGGCGAAGTGCTCAGGGTGCTGGAACAGCTGGCGGCAGAGGGGATGACGCTTATTCTCGTGACGCATGAAATGAATTTTGCCCGCGAAGTGGGCGACCGCGTGGTGTTTATGCATCAGGGGACAGTCTGGGAGCAGGGCGACAGCAAAACGCTGTTTGCCAATCCGCAGACCACTGAACTGAAGCAATTTATCTCCTCCGTACGCGGCTTAAATTAA
- a CDS encoding cytochrome b — protein MKNSYARSQIVIHWLVLILIVVAYAAINLKGFAAKGSPERATMSLIHYTAGFSVLFLMVIRVVLKMRNSDPDILPAPPRWQVIASKSLHGLLYLMFIALPVLGVASLWFGQVAWSFFGLPLPVAATQNVGMQHSLKELHEIIANAGYYLIGLHAAAALFHHYVVRDNTLERMLPAMRVKKSVK, from the coding sequence ATGAAAAACAGCTACGCACGAAGCCAGATAGTCATCCACTGGCTGGTTCTCATCCTGATTGTCGTTGCCTATGCCGCCATAAACCTGAAAGGGTTTGCCGCGAAGGGAAGCCCTGAACGCGCCACAATGTCACTGATCCACTACACCGCAGGGTTCAGCGTCCTGTTTCTGATGGTCATCAGAGTGGTGCTGAAGATGAGAAACAGCGACCCGGACATTCTTCCCGCACCGCCGCGCTGGCAGGTTATCGCCTCCAAATCCCTTCACGGACTGCTCTATCTGATGTTTATTGCACTGCCGGTGCTGGGAGTGGCCTCACTCTGGTTCGGCCAGGTCGCGTGGTCTTTCTTCGGGCTCCCTCTGCCCGTCGCCGCAACCCAGAACGTGGGTATGCAGCACAGCCTGAAAGAGCTTCACGAAATTATCGCCAACGCGGGCTATTACCTGATTGGTCTGCATGCTGCCGCTGCGCTGTTCCACCATTACGTGGTACGTGACAACACCCTGGAAAGGATGCTGCCCGCAATGCGGGTCAAAAAATCCGTAAAATAG